A region from the Clavibacter sp. A6099 genome encodes:
- a CDS encoding potassium channel family protein, with protein MGERIPHNAPVLVIGLGRFGAATAGQLARLDREVLAIDASEGLVQKWSDRVTHAVQADARNIEALQQLGAKDFSIAVVAVGSSIEASVLITANLVDLKIPQIWAKAISQSHGKILERIGANHVIYPEAEAGERVAHLVSGRMLDFIEFDDDFVLAKMYPPKPIRGMTLLESAVRRKHRITVVGVKTPGKPFTYATSETLVSNHDLIIVSGTSADIERFASLS; from the coding sequence ATGGGCGAACGCATCCCCCACAACGCCCCCGTGCTAGTCATCGGGCTCGGCCGCTTCGGCGCCGCGACCGCCGGGCAGCTCGCGCGGCTCGACCGGGAGGTGCTCGCGATCGACGCGAGCGAGGGCCTCGTGCAGAAGTGGTCCGACCGGGTGACCCACGCGGTGCAGGCCGACGCGCGGAACATAGAGGCGCTGCAGCAGCTGGGCGCCAAGGACTTCTCGATCGCGGTCGTCGCGGTGGGGTCGTCCATCGAGGCGAGCGTGCTCATCACGGCGAACCTGGTGGACCTCAAGATCCCGCAGATCTGGGCGAAGGCCATCAGCCAGTCGCACGGCAAGATCCTCGAGCGCATCGGCGCGAACCACGTCATCTACCCGGAGGCGGAGGCCGGCGAGCGCGTCGCGCACCTCGTGTCCGGCCGGATGCTCGACTTCATCGAATTCGACGACGACTTCGTGCTGGCGAAGATGTACCCGCCGAAGCCCATCCGCGGGATGACGCTGCTCGAGTCGGCGGTGCGGAGGAAGCACCGGATCACGGTCGTCGGCGTGAAGACGCCGGGGAAGCCCTTCACGTACGCCACCTCGGAGACGCTGGTGTCGAACCACGACCTCATCATCGTGTCGGGCACCTCGGCCGACATCGAGAGGTTCGCCTCGCTGTCCTGA
- a CDS encoding TrkH family potassium uptake protein, whose protein sequence is MRVRPDHGRPLLGRIRDFLDYFAHSTPARFAILIFAALVLTLTTILMLPGMTSSGGTAPFADALFTAVSAICVTGLATVDMATYWTPLGHAFIALGVQIGGIGVLTLASIMGLIVSRRLGLKARLMAASDSNPLRIHHGPVAEGQAVKLGEIGTLLLTVAISALVIELSIAALLFPRILLEGIPVGQAALDSFYYSLMAFTNTGFVFSEAGFELYHQDYWFLSLLMIGVFLGSIGFPVIYAVYRGWRKPRRFSVHVKLTLWTSLILIVLGTLAYVVLEWDNKKTFALMDPVQHGFQALFLSVMTRSGGFSTLDMADFGNASLLVTDMLMFIGGGSASTAGGIKVTTLAILFLAAFAEARGSESMEVFERRIPSDVLRLAVSIVLWGATTVALSSIVLLQISGERLDYVLFDAISAFATSGLSTGFTAEASDPAKYVLATTMFLGRVGTVTLAAALAASTRRQLFQRSEERPIVG, encoded by the coding sequence ATGCGCGTCAGGCCGGATCACGGACGTCCCCTCCTCGGGCGCATCCGCGACTTCCTCGACTACTTCGCGCACTCCACGCCGGCGCGCTTCGCGATCCTCATCTTCGCGGCGCTCGTCCTCACGCTCACGACGATCCTCATGCTCCCCGGCATGACGTCCAGCGGCGGCACGGCGCCCTTCGCCGACGCGCTGTTCACAGCCGTCTCCGCCATCTGCGTCACGGGCCTCGCGACCGTCGACATGGCGACGTACTGGACCCCGCTCGGCCACGCCTTCATCGCGCTCGGCGTGCAGATCGGCGGGATCGGCGTGCTCACGCTCGCGTCGATCATGGGCCTCATCGTGTCGCGCCGCCTCGGCCTCAAGGCCCGGCTCATGGCGGCGAGCGACAGCAACCCGCTGCGGATCCACCACGGCCCCGTCGCCGAGGGCCAGGCCGTGAAGCTCGGCGAGATCGGCACGCTGCTGCTCACGGTCGCGATCAGCGCCCTCGTCATCGAGCTGTCCATCGCCGCGCTGCTGTTCCCGCGGATCCTGCTGGAGGGGATCCCCGTGGGCCAGGCCGCCCTCGACTCCTTCTACTACTCGCTCATGGCGTTCACGAACACGGGCTTCGTCTTCAGCGAGGCGGGCTTCGAGCTGTACCACCAGGACTACTGGTTCCTCAGCCTGCTCATGATCGGCGTCTTCCTCGGCAGCATCGGCTTCCCCGTCATCTACGCCGTGTACCGCGGCTGGCGGAAGCCCCGGCGCTTCTCCGTGCACGTCAAGCTCACGCTCTGGACGTCGCTCATCCTCATAGTGCTGGGCACGCTCGCGTACGTCGTGCTCGAGTGGGACAACAAGAAGACGTTCGCGCTCATGGATCCCGTGCAGCACGGCTTCCAGGCGCTCTTCCTCTCCGTGATGACGCGCTCGGGCGGCTTCTCGACGCTCGACATGGCCGACTTCGGGAACGCGAGCCTGCTCGTCACGGACATGCTCATGTTCATCGGCGGCGGATCCGCGTCCACGGCCGGCGGCATCAAGGTCACCACCCTCGCGATCCTGTTCCTCGCGGCCTTCGCCGAGGCCCGCGGCAGCGAGTCCATGGAGGTCTTCGAGCGCCGCATCCCGAGCGACGTGCTCCGCCTCGCGGTGAGCATCGTGCTCTGGGGCGCGACGACCGTGGCGCTCAGCAGCATCGTGCTGCTGCAGATCTCCGGCGAGCGCCTCGACTACGTGCTCTTCGACGCCATCAGCGCCTTCGCCACCTCGGGACTCAGCACGGGCTTCACGGCCGAGGCGTCGGATCCCGCCAAGTACGTGCTCGCGACCACCATGTTCCTGGGGCGCGTCGGCACCGTGACCCTCGCGGCCGCCCTCGCCGCGAGCACCCGCCGGCAGCTCTTCCAGCGCTCCGAGGAGCGGCCGATCGTCGGCTGA
- a CDS encoding ArsR/SmtB family transcription factor has product MADIFDVVADPTRRDLLRVLLDRRAVPEAPTGEISVSELVQTLGISQPTVSKHLRVLRDSGLVSVREEGQHRYYRLEPAPLEALDAWVAPFVDDGRDDAAPDDGHADPDTGLLGGGLSADPDAGEDGDPAGYPFAASLGRIWADTRYQAAAAVHDATRVAGSAGQASLGRLRARKQGNSRDA; this is encoded by the coding sequence ATGGCTGACATCTTCGACGTCGTGGCGGATCCGACGCGACGCGACCTCCTCCGCGTGCTGCTCGACCGACGCGCGGTCCCCGAGGCGCCGACGGGGGAGATCAGCGTCTCGGAGCTCGTGCAGACGCTCGGGATCAGCCAGCCGACGGTGTCGAAGCACCTCCGCGTCCTGCGCGACAGCGGCCTCGTCTCCGTGCGGGAGGAGGGGCAGCACCGCTACTACCGGCTGGAGCCCGCGCCGCTCGAGGCGCTGGACGCCTGGGTCGCGCCCTTCGTCGACGACGGCCGCGACGACGCGGCCCCCGACGACGGGCACGCGGATCCCGACACGGGGCTGCTCGGCGGCGGCCTGTCCGCGGATCCCGACGCAGGCGAAGACGGTGATCCGGCGGGCTACCCGTTCGCCGCGTCCCTCGGTCGGATCTGGGCCGACACCCGCTACCAGGCGGCCGCCGCCGTGCACGACGCCACGCGCGTCGCCGGCTCCGCGGGCCAGGCGTCGCTCGGCCGCCTGCGGGCGCGGAAGCAGGGGAACTCGCGGGACGCGTGA
- a CDS encoding helix-turn-helix domain-containing protein — protein sequence MSRDLSDVRFLTVAEVAEMMRVSKMTVYRLVHSGDLPAIRFGRSFRVPESAVLAAIDPSNALPGQPGEASRHSGMSDVG from the coding sequence ATGTCGCGTGACCTGTCCGACGTCCGATTCCTCACGGTGGCCGAGGTGGCCGAGATGATGCGCGTCTCCAAGATGACCGTCTACCGCCTCGTGCACTCGGGCGACCTGCCCGCCATCCGCTTCGGCCGCTCGTTCCGCGTGCCCGAGTCCGCTGTCCTCGCCGCGATCGACCCGTCGAACGCGCTGCCCGGCCAGCCCGGCGAGGCGTCGCGTCACTCCGGCATGTCGGATGTCGGCTAG
- a CDS encoding 30S ribosomal protein bS22, which produces MGSVIKKRRKRMAKKKHRKLLRKTRHQRRNKK; this is translated from the coding sequence ATGGGTTCAGTGATCAAGAAGCGTCGCAAGCGCATGGCGAAGAAGAAGCACCGCAAGCTGCTTCGCAAGACGCGCCACCAGCGTCGCAACAAGAAGTAG
- a CDS encoding HAD family hydrolase, whose amino-acid sequence MVEQAGTPILAFFDVDNTLIHGASVFHLVRGLRAAGLLTARDIVGAGWKHARFKARGENDRHLASARTRGLEVVTGVTVADMAALADDIYERHTAPMVWPETLGLAQEHLAKGHQVWLVTASPSFLADVIARRLGLTGALGSALEVRDGAYTGRLEGEFLHGAHKAAAARGLLARTGADAAECWAYSDSRHDIPLLTLVGHPVVVNPDQALAAHARGSGWPSMRLRRQSIRDARRRVRREAAQADGPAGS is encoded by the coding sequence ATGGTCGAGCAGGCGGGCACCCCGATCCTCGCGTTCTTCGACGTGGACAACACCCTGATCCACGGCGCGAGCGTGTTCCACCTCGTGCGCGGGCTCCGCGCGGCCGGCCTCCTCACGGCGCGCGACATCGTCGGCGCCGGCTGGAAGCACGCGCGCTTCAAGGCGCGCGGCGAGAACGACCGGCACCTCGCGTCGGCGCGCACCCGCGGCCTCGAGGTCGTGACCGGCGTCACGGTGGCCGACATGGCCGCGCTCGCCGACGACATCTACGAGCGGCACACCGCGCCCATGGTCTGGCCGGAGACGCTCGGCCTCGCGCAGGAGCACCTCGCGAAGGGCCACCAGGTCTGGCTGGTCACGGCGTCGCCGTCGTTCCTCGCCGACGTGATCGCCCGCCGGCTCGGCCTGACGGGCGCGCTCGGCAGCGCGCTCGAGGTGCGCGACGGCGCGTACACGGGCCGCCTCGAGGGCGAGTTCCTGCACGGCGCGCACAAGGCCGCCGCGGCCCGGGGGCTCCTCGCGCGGACAGGAGCCGACGCCGCCGAGTGCTGGGCGTACTCCGACTCCCGCCATGACATCCCGCTGCTCACGCTCGTCGGGCACCCGGTCGTCGTGAACCCGGACCAGGCGCTCGCGGCGCACGCGCGCGGATCCGGCTGGCCGTCGATGCGGCTCCGGCGACAGAGCATCCGCGACGCCCGCAGGCGCGTGCGCCGCGAGGCCGCGCAGGCCGACGGACCCGCCGGGAGCTGA
- a CDS encoding glutaredoxin family protein, with translation MSATVLTLVGKPGCHLCDDAREVVTQVLGGLDAARAGEVTLEERSILDDRALADRFAEEIPVLLIDGRVHNYWRIDADRLRAALAAR, from the coding sequence ATGAGCGCAACGGTCCTCACCCTCGTCGGCAAGCCCGGCTGCCACCTCTGCGACGACGCCCGCGAGGTCGTGACGCAGGTCCTCGGCGGCCTCGACGCGGCGCGCGCCGGCGAGGTGACGCTCGAGGAGCGCAGCATCCTCGACGACCGGGCGCTCGCCGACCGGTTCGCCGAGGAGATCCCGGTGCTCCTCATCGACGGGCGCGTGCACAACTACTGGCGCATCGACGCCGACCGGCTCCGCGCCGCGCTCGCCGCGCGCTGA
- a CDS encoding Dabb family protein has product MTLRHVVSWKLADRDPAALDRDAARITEALGTLPGLVPGIRSFQLGRDVVGSARSHDVVLIADFDDRAALDAYDVHPEHQRVAAIVRSLVGSAASVDFEV; this is encoded by the coding sequence ATGACCCTCCGCCACGTCGTCTCCTGGAAGCTCGCCGACCGCGATCCCGCCGCCCTCGACCGCGACGCCGCCCGCATCACAGAGGCGCTCGGCACGCTGCCCGGCCTCGTCCCCGGAATCCGCTCGTTCCAGCTGGGGCGCGACGTGGTCGGATCCGCGCGCAGCCACGACGTCGTGCTCATCGCCGACTTCGACGACCGGGCCGCGCTCGACGCGTACGACGTGCACCCCGAGCACCAGCGCGTCGCCGCGATCGTGCGGAGCCTCGTCGGATCCGCGGCGTCGGTCGACTTCGAGGTCTGA
- a CDS encoding LacI family DNA-binding transcriptional regulator, with translation MAERAGVSRSAVSFALTGRTDQRLSTETIARIQDAADELGYRPNMTARTLRTGRSGTVALVSDFVSSTSHANSMVRGALDALRERDTILFTVDTQGDAHQEEQLLESLLGRTIDGVLYASMFTRVVRTPALLDQVPHVLLNCVPEEGVAHAVVPDEDAAGADAARALLDLGHLDRIWFVGSLPVGVTGGPAWRGWAPVALAERLAGVRRALADAGVELAGVQEVARDWDTDDGREAVARLLATGARPTALICANDAVAAGAYQALHRAGLRVPEDVSVVAFDGSAISRALDPPLASVALPQLELGRLAVELLFDRATEPAVHRVPMALVPGGSIGPVR, from the coding sequence GTGGCGGAGCGCGCAGGGGTCTCGCGCTCCGCGGTGTCCTTCGCGCTCACCGGGCGGACGGACCAGCGCCTCTCGACGGAGACGATCGCGCGGATCCAGGACGCGGCCGACGAGCTCGGCTACCGCCCGAACATGACGGCCAGGACGCTGCGCACCGGCCGCTCGGGCACCGTGGCGCTCGTCTCGGACTTCGTCAGCAGCACCTCGCACGCGAACTCGATGGTGCGCGGGGCGCTCGACGCGCTGCGGGAGCGCGACACGATCCTCTTCACCGTGGACACGCAGGGCGACGCCCACCAGGAGGAGCAGCTGCTCGAGAGCCTGCTCGGCCGGACCATCGACGGGGTCCTCTACGCGTCGATGTTCACGCGCGTCGTGCGGACCCCCGCGCTGCTCGACCAGGTGCCGCACGTGCTGCTCAACTGCGTGCCCGAGGAGGGCGTCGCGCACGCGGTGGTGCCGGACGAGGACGCCGCGGGAGCCGACGCCGCGCGGGCGCTCCTCGACCTCGGCCACCTCGACCGGATCTGGTTCGTCGGCAGCCTCCCCGTCGGCGTCACCGGCGGACCCGCCTGGCGCGGCTGGGCGCCGGTCGCGCTCGCCGAGCGGCTGGCCGGCGTCCGACGCGCGCTCGCCGACGCGGGGGTCGAGCTGGCCGGCGTGCAGGAGGTGGCGCGCGACTGGGACACGGACGACGGGCGCGAGGCCGTCGCCCGGCTGCTCGCGACCGGCGCCCGCCCGACCGCGCTGATCTGCGCGAACGACGCCGTCGCCGCGGGGGCCTACCAGGCGCTGCACCGCGCGGGCCTCCGCGTGCCGGAGGACGTCTCGGTCGTGGCGTTCGACGGGAGCGCGATCAGCCGCGCGCTGGATCCGCCGCTCGCCTCCGTCGCGCTGCCCCAGCTCGAGCTCGGCCGTCTCGCCGTGGAGCTGCTCTTCGACCGCGCGACGGAGCCCGCCGTGCACCGTGTGCCGATGGCGCTGGTGCCGGGAGGATCGATCGGGCCGGTGCGGTGA
- a CDS encoding MFS transporter encodes MTAVDGALRGPNAWWVGFVCGMATFVDAAATTGVGIALVLFLAPPTGGPGLSGAEVGYLTAVLTAGVAAGSLLGGWAGDRFGRRRVFLVTMTLIVIGSATPFLGVSSAVLLPGIALIGLGVGADLPVALATISEAATDRNRGKILVFSNLLGGFGILLAVVIGILFGQAGPTGGHVMFGAFGVVGLLVLLMRTTIPESASWLVARAERADGTRTVRAQRGRIRDLGRPAYRRPFVTLLVYYTLASLAISVAGSFGTYVAVSVAGVAVDEYQSWTILAMPAAVLGALWFMSVADTRFRMPYFVIGSVVVVASNLIPVVLGFSLPTLVVSVVLSTFAGAFCFETIMKVWTQESFPTLIRSTAQGTVYGVARFATAGLNAVTPALLALNPQGVYVGVSVVAAAGFLVGWIGFRRATGTAFDVEDEQVPATASVRTVEAAA; translated from the coding sequence ATGACTGCTGTCGATGGTGCCCTCAGGGGCCCGAACGCCTGGTGGGTGGGCTTCGTGTGCGGGATGGCGACGTTCGTCGACGCCGCCGCGACGACGGGCGTGGGCATCGCGCTCGTGCTCTTCCTCGCGCCGCCCACCGGAGGGCCCGGTCTGTCGGGCGCCGAGGTCGGCTACCTCACGGCCGTGCTCACCGCGGGCGTCGCGGCCGGATCCCTCCTCGGCGGATGGGCGGGGGATCGGTTCGGCCGGCGCCGCGTGTTCCTCGTGACGATGACGCTCATCGTCATCGGCTCGGCCACGCCGTTCCTCGGCGTCTCGTCCGCGGTGCTGCTCCCCGGGATCGCGCTCATCGGCCTCGGCGTCGGCGCGGACCTGCCGGTGGCGCTCGCGACGATCTCGGAGGCGGCCACCGATCGGAACCGCGGCAAGATCCTCGTGTTCTCCAACCTGCTCGGCGGGTTCGGGATCCTCCTGGCCGTCGTCATCGGGATCCTCTTCGGCCAGGCCGGCCCCACCGGCGGCCACGTGATGTTCGGCGCGTTCGGCGTCGTCGGCCTCCTCGTGCTCCTCATGCGCACGACCATCCCCGAGTCGGCGTCGTGGCTCGTCGCGCGGGCCGAGCGCGCGGACGGCACGCGGACGGTGCGGGCGCAGCGCGGGCGGATCCGCGACCTCGGCCGGCCCGCGTACCGCCGGCCGTTCGTGACCCTGCTCGTCTACTACACGCTCGCATCGCTCGCGATCAGCGTGGCGGGGAGCTTCGGCACGTACGTCGCCGTGAGCGTCGCCGGCGTCGCGGTCGACGAGTACCAGTCGTGGACGATCCTCGCGATGCCGGCCGCCGTGCTCGGCGCGCTGTGGTTCATGTCGGTCGCGGACACGCGGTTCCGCATGCCGTACTTCGTGATCGGATCCGTCGTGGTCGTGGCGTCGAACCTCATCCCGGTCGTGCTGGGCTTCAGCCTGCCGACGCTCGTCGTGTCCGTCGTGCTCTCGACCTTCGCGGGCGCGTTCTGCTTCGAGACGATCATGAAGGTCTGGACGCAGGAGTCGTTCCCGACCCTCATCCGGTCGACCGCGCAGGGCACCGTGTACGGGGTGGCGCGCTTCGCGACCGCCGGGCTCAACGCCGTGACGCCCGCGCTCCTGGCGCTGAACCCGCAGGGGGTCTACGTGGGGGTGTCCGTGGTCGCGGCAGCGGGGTTCCTGGTCGGCTGGATCGGGTTCCGCCGGGCGACCGGGACGGCCTTCGACGTGGAGGACGAGCAGGTGCCGGCGACCGCGTCGGTGCGGACCGTGGAGGCGGCGGCGTGA
- a CDS encoding alpha/beta hydrolase: protein MSGTGSSAGGSGTMRIRPFEARVRGLTLRGSQHLAEFPGPRPTAVLLHGFGGSRVETTGVFVALARRLAASGIGVVAYDRAGHGESDGEFLDTTVTGDVADARHVLDAVRALPEVDAGDVHLVGMSLGAVVASVVAAEESRAAEGGAGPGIRSLAMWSTAAVFVDDIRAGTIQGRSLASLDTDGWFDFAGQRMGPAMRDDALGFDPYARAAGYRGPALLLHGTDDFVPVDYARRYLDPEAFGDRAELVVVEGADHGWAQLPQRDEVIERTVAFARAHARGGEA from the coding sequence GTGAGCGGCACGGGCAGCAGCGCCGGCGGGTCGGGGACCATGCGGATCCGGCCGTTCGAGGCACGCGTGCGCGGGCTGACGCTCCGGGGATCGCAGCACCTCGCGGAGTTCCCCGGCCCGCGGCCCACCGCGGTGCTGCTGCACGGCTTCGGCGGCTCGCGCGTGGAGACGACCGGCGTGTTCGTCGCCCTCGCGCGGCGCCTCGCGGCGTCGGGGATCGGCGTGGTCGCCTACGACCGCGCGGGCCACGGCGAGAGCGACGGGGAGTTCCTCGACACGACGGTCACGGGCGACGTGGCCGACGCCCGGCACGTCCTCGACGCGGTCCGGGCGCTGCCCGAGGTGGACGCGGGCGACGTGCACCTCGTCGGCATGAGCCTCGGCGCGGTCGTCGCATCGGTGGTCGCGGCGGAGGAGAGCCGCGCGGCCGAGGGCGGGGCGGGGCCGGGGATCCGGTCGCTCGCGATGTGGTCGACGGCGGCCGTGTTCGTCGACGACATCCGCGCGGGCACGATCCAGGGCCGCTCGCTCGCCTCCCTGGACACAGACGGCTGGTTCGACTTCGCCGGGCAGCGGATGGGCCCGGCGATGCGCGACGACGCGCTCGGCTTCGACCCCTACGCGCGGGCGGCCGGCTACCGGGGTCCCGCGCTGCTGCTCCACGGCACGGACGACTTCGTGCCCGTCGACTACGCCAGGCGGTACCTCGACCCGGAGGCGTTCGGCGATCGCGCCGAGCTCGTGGTGGTGGAGGGCGCGGACCACGGCTGGGCGCAGCTGCCGCAGCGCGACGAGGTCATCGAGCGGACGGTCGCCTTCGCGCGGGCGCACGCGAGGGGCGGGGAGGCGTGA
- a CDS encoding GDSL-type esterase/lipase family protein, which produces MSGRDASARDGAVVELDGGSVRVHGHLGLMAVPGGVRPIRLPGARWRDFPPAGELLRAQVSTAAGVRIRFTTQADEVRLRVRCTRIRFDELPGPRNTFVAEVDGVDLPPVAAPVDVVRRISPSGDAAEETAVGSGDASVVVLRGLGRRWSTVTVWLPQGMLVDLVGVAADAPVRAADPLGLPRWIHHGSSISHCVEAPDPTGVWPVVAARQAGLDLVNLGFGGQCMLDPFVADAIADEPADVISLSVGINIVGARSMDQRTFVPALHGFLDRVRRGHPDTPIVLASSILWPGSEHAPGPPGVEFHDDGSVRCFAAGDPADVPRGALTLAESRRHVAHVARVRRETGERIAHLDGLELYGPDDVARFTLPDGLHPDAELYAEMGGRWVARVFADGGLVPLAGLGAGGR; this is translated from the coding sequence GTGAGCGGGCGCGACGCGTCCGCGCGCGACGGCGCGGTCGTCGAGCTCGACGGCGGGTCCGTCCGCGTCCACGGGCACCTCGGCCTGATGGCGGTGCCGGGCGGCGTGCGACCGATCCGGCTGCCCGGGGCCAGATGGCGCGACTTCCCGCCCGCGGGCGAGCTGCTGCGGGCGCAGGTGTCGACGGCGGCCGGGGTGCGGATCCGGTTCACGACCCAGGCGGACGAGGTGCGGCTGCGGGTGCGCTGCACGCGCATCCGCTTCGACGAGCTGCCGGGGCCGCGCAACACGTTCGTCGCGGAGGTCGACGGCGTGGACCTGCCCCCGGTCGCGGCGCCGGTCGACGTGGTGCGCCGGATCTCGCCGTCGGGCGACGCGGCGGAGGAGACCGCGGTCGGATCCGGGGATGCGTCCGTCGTCGTGCTCCGCGGTCTCGGGCGCAGGTGGTCGACCGTGACCGTCTGGCTGCCGCAGGGGATGCTCGTGGACCTCGTCGGCGTCGCGGCCGACGCGCCCGTGCGGGCCGCGGATCCGCTCGGGCTGCCGCGCTGGATCCACCACGGCAGCTCCATCAGCCACTGCGTCGAGGCGCCGGATCCGACCGGCGTGTGGCCGGTCGTCGCCGCGCGGCAGGCAGGCCTCGACCTCGTGAACCTGGGCTTCGGCGGCCAGTGCATGCTCGACCCGTTCGTCGCCGACGCCATCGCCGACGAGCCGGCCGACGTGATCTCGCTGAGCGTCGGCATCAACATCGTGGGCGCGCGCTCCATGGACCAGCGCACCTTCGTGCCCGCGCTGCATGGCTTCCTCGACCGCGTGCGACGCGGCCACCCGGACACGCCGATCGTGCTCGCGTCGTCGATCCTCTGGCCGGGCAGCGAGCACGCGCCCGGGCCGCCCGGGGTGGAGTTCCACGACGACGGATCCGTGCGCTGCTTCGCGGCGGGCGACCCCGCTGACGTGCCGCGCGGGGCGCTCACGCTGGCGGAGTCGCGCCGGCACGTGGCGCATGTCGCGCGCGTGCGGCGGGAGACGGGCGAGCGGATCGCGCACCTCGACGGCCTGGAGCTCTATGGGCCCGACGACGTGGCGCGGTTCACGCTGCCCGACGGGCTGCATCCGGACGCGGAGCTCTACGCGGAGATGGGCGGACGGTGGGTGGCGCGGGTCTTCGCGGACGGCGGGCTGGTGCCGCTGGCGGGGCTCGGGGCAGGCGGGCGCTGA
- a CDS encoding DUF6518 family protein codes for MTRPDASPARPAAARPPRSSSRRPMSATLLAAFRATVVVLVFSLVVGGLTSPAQGFLPSWMSSLANSAGGWSMLAFLGVWLSRARPLLGAVLGAVSFVAMVEAYGVVSLWRGFFLADPLSSMWIPIGLVAGPFIGLAAALVRHASRRWTIAGVAVLSAVLVAEGIHGLTVVAETTSPVYWTLEIVLATGFLAAAVLRGRRPADDAQGRVARS; via the coding sequence ATGACCCGACCCGACGCGTCCCCCGCACGCCCCGCCGCCGCCCGACCACCCCGCTCGTCCTCGCGGCGGCCGATGAGCGCGACCCTGCTGGCCGCGTTCCGCGCCACGGTCGTCGTCCTCGTCTTCAGCCTCGTCGTGGGCGGCCTCACCAGCCCCGCGCAGGGGTTCCTCCCCTCGTGGATGAGCTCGCTCGCCAACTCGGCCGGCGGCTGGAGCATGCTCGCCTTCCTCGGGGTGTGGCTCTCCCGCGCGCGGCCGCTCCTCGGCGCCGTGCTCGGCGCGGTCTCCTTCGTCGCGATGGTGGAGGCCTACGGCGTCGTCAGCCTGTGGCGCGGGTTCTTCCTCGCGGACCCGCTCTCGTCCATGTGGATCCCGATCGGCCTCGTCGCCGGCCCGTTCATCGGCCTCGCGGCTGCCCTCGTGCGGCACGCGTCGCGCCGATGGACGATCGCCGGTGTCGCGGTGCTCAGCGCCGTGCTCGTCGCCGAGGGGATCCACGGCCTCACGGTCGTCGCCGAGACCACCAGCCCGGTCTACTGGACCCTCGAGATCGTCCTGGCGACGGGCTTCCTCGCCGCCGCGGTGCTGCGCGGGCGGCGACCGGCCGACGACGCGCAGGGCCGGGTCGCCCGCTCCTAG
- a CDS encoding DUF7882 family protein produces the protein MGQLIFDSTTRTTIDDRALAHLQIVMLNKLRRRESFAFSWKYPASEGDGRSTVWVAPELPLHFRFSGSRVPAINPAWVDLLMDSANTGSGLHLVPEPPYGSAARAEPPAD, from the coding sequence ATGGGCCAGCTGATCTTCGACAGCACCACCCGCACCACCATCGACGACCGCGCGCTCGCGCACCTGCAGATCGTGATGCTGAACAAGCTCCGCCGCCGGGAGAGCTTCGCGTTCTCGTGGAAGTACCCGGCGTCGGAGGGCGACGGGCGCAGCACGGTGTGGGTCGCCCCCGAGCTCCCGCTGCACTTCCGGTTCTCGGGCAGCCGGGTCCCCGCCATCAACCCCGCCTGGGTGGACCTGCTCATGGACAGCGCGAACACCGGATCCGGGCTGCACCTGGTGCCGGAGCCGCCCTACGGCTCCGCCGCGCGCGCCGAGCCGCCCGCCGACTGA
- a CDS encoding AAA family ATPase, whose translation MPVDAASPPALLLNGTYGVGKSAVLERVGDLLAEAERPFSLMDVDWFHRSWPPASWDPDNVVIEARAMAATWALFQEAGPRQLVVSGVVAERADLDRYRDALGIDVRCVLLTASPVVVEARLRSRYDDDRRAARDWHLARHADLAARLGASGLDGTTIATDDRTPRQVARAALAWFDAGAR comes from the coding sequence ATGCCCGTCGACGCCGCATCACCACCCGCCCTCCTCCTCAACGGCACGTACGGCGTCGGCAAGAGCGCCGTGCTCGAGCGCGTCGGCGACCTGCTCGCCGAGGCCGAGCGGCCGTTCAGCCTGATGGACGTGGACTGGTTCCACCGGTCGTGGCCGCCCGCGTCGTGGGATCCGGACAACGTCGTCATCGAGGCGCGGGCCATGGCCGCCACGTGGGCGCTGTTCCAGGAGGCGGGGCCGCGGCAGCTCGTGGTCAGCGGGGTGGTCGCGGAGCGCGCCGACCTCGACCGGTACCGCGATGCCCTCGGGATCGACGTGCGGTGCGTGCTGCTGACCGCGTCGCCCGTGGTCGTCGAGGCGCGCCTGCGCTCCCGCTACGACGACGACCGGCGTGCCGCGCGCGACTGGCACCTGGCCCGCCACGCGGATCTCGCCGCGCGGCTCGGGGCGTCCGGCCTCGACGGGACGACGATCGCGACCGACGACCGCACCCCGCGGCAGGTCGCGCGCGCCGCGCTCGCCTGGTTCGACGCGGGCGCTCGGTAG